The Setaria viridis chromosome 9, Setaria_viridis_v4.0, whole genome shotgun sequence sequence GCAAACTTTGACCATACTCATCATCACCTAACTTTCCCATGAATGCAACCCTGCCACCAATCGCTGCTAAAGCTAGAGCAACATTGGATGAAGGCCCTCCTGGTGCCCTCACAAATTTATCTGGAGACCAAAACATATCCCTCATTCTATCATGAATCTCATGATCTATCAGCCTATTAGCAGGTCTTCCAGAAGGAATAAATGAGTATTTAGCAGGTCCAAAGCAGCACACTAGTGGCATTAAACTGTAAACCTCTCCAATATCTTCATGCAATGCTAACTCTATTTTACTTTCCAGAACATTGGCCAAATTCTCTACCACAATCTGATCCCTTTCATTAGAGGGCATCAGATCTTTGCCCCGATCATCTCCTTCATCGTCGCTAGATTCCTCTGTAGTCTTAACTTTTCTTCTTCCCCTCTTCTTTGGCTCCTTTGCCTTGTCCATCCCCTCCTCTAAGCTTGCAGTAGTAGTAGCTGTACAATAACAGTAAAAAAATGGGCTTACTAAGGGTCAGAGATAAATCATGATGCTGCAAAGAAAGTGCTCCAGATGAGTAGAAGTGCAGCCAGTGTATAAATTACCTTTCTTGCGGCCTCGCCTCTTAACTTTCTTAGTCTCTTCAGGGGATGCTTGTTCAGAGTTTATTTGGCTTTCTTCTCCTTCACCTTCCAATGTTTCTGTAGTGGCTTTCTTTCTTCCACGTCTTGGAGCTCTTTTCTTTTTAGTTGAAGTTTCACCATCACTGTCTTCACCACTTGAACCTTCCACATCTTGAGAAGTCCTTGACGCAGCATACACAGTTCGGTTAAGCAACCACACTGTAGGCTTAGCCATGTTCTTCCCCAAAATATCTGTCTTGTAATGTATTTGACCCCTGCAAACAAGTCACCAGATTATAGGAGTGCACCCTACAAGTACGCCATTTATAACTTTACAAATTCAAAGGGATTAGCTCATGTTTTGTTTAAAAACGAAGAAAGAATATTTTAATAATATAAACCGGCTGTTCTGAGACAGACATTTCAGTATGAACACTACATGTATAGcaaatgcttttttttttggtattaTAGCAAATGCTATTGAGGCAATGCATCAGAAATAAAGCAGGATATGAACAATGAGATCTGTAATCTCCGTCATTTTTCTTGCCTGTCCACTAATCTGTACACCAATCTGAGATTTCCATGCGAACACAACCCAAATGAATTGACCAAACATTCAGGTCCGTGAATCAGAGGACAGAGCCACACTGCAAGTCCCAGAATAAACAAAAGGACAATTCTGGATCCTAAATTCCTAATATCACCTACCACACCGCAGGTTGCAGCGACCGTACGGGGGAAACGGCATCTTTCATAAGCATTCACGCTGATAATTGGAATACAAAGAAGTAAATTCACTATGTCGAGAGATTACCTGATACGATGATAAGGGGGCAGGGAACAAGTGAACCgcggagggagaagaagagaagccATCAGTGGAGGGAGGGGAGTAGCGAAAATCCTCGCAGCTCCTCCTGGGACTGGGAGAAGAAGAGCGATTGGTCTGGTTGGCACTCACCAGCGAGGAACCGCAAAACCCCGTGGGGGACAAGGAGGGGATTTGGCTGGAGCAAATTACCTACTTGCCCATAGTTCTTGAGGATAAGGGGCAGAAGCGTAATAACGGGTTAGGCGTATTCCACGAATACGCTTTCTTGGTCTGTTCGCGTAactactttttttcttcttcttccagtcgGCGCATCCTCTCCGTCTCCGCTCTACAGCcatctcctccgcgccgcctcaAATGAAATCCGGCCTGCTTCGCGCTGCCCCGATCCGATTTCTCCGCCCGGAAGGTATTGATCTCTCCTTCGTTGCCCCGATCGAGTGGCACGCGGAGTTGTTTCTTCTCACATTCATTCTGGCATTCGCAGCAGAACCATCTGTTCCTATCCTGCCTGCCAGCATTTCAAGTTGTTTTATCGATTATCGTTGTTGTTGATGTTTCATCTGAAAACGTTCTGGAATTTCTTTCCTCAATGTCACAGTGATCCCGCCACGCTTGGTCGGCTCCGACATTTCGGCACCGGCCACTGTTGCCATCCTATCTTCCCACTGTTCTAGGTCTTTTCATTGTTACTGCTACAGTGTAGTAGATGCCTGAAATAATACCCCTCTGTGATGTTACCATTGTTAGAATGATCGTGGTGCAAAAGCATTGTAAAACTTACCCAAGCATTGTGCTGTTAGTACGTTTGTGTATTCAATATTTTGTTCTAGTCACTTTCATTATTCCAAGTTTCCAACCTTGTGGTATACCATGTTTTCTGTGAAAGAGAAAGTTATGAAGATGATTCGTGCAGCAAATTACCGTTCTATAGGATTGTTGATATATTCTAATTCTCATTCTGATATAACTTGAACTCTTTGTCTTTTCCCCCTTTTCTACATTGCACAGTGGAAACAGTTTTACTTATGTTCCTCTGATGTTGGCAGTAAGGACTAAGGAGCCTGTGGAGTCATTGACAAGAGCAAGCCTGCATTTCCCGAGGGAGCCATTCATTTGTGGAATCCTTTGTAAATGCAAGCTCCCAAGAGCAAGAGATTGTCATTGCTTTAGGGAGCAATGTGGATGACACAATCAGTACAGCGCCTGATCGACCACTGTTCCTATACTCTGCTGTAAGATGGACAGGGAAGCTTTGAACCACATGAGTTACTCTGACAGGTCAAACAAAAACTGAGTAGGATTCAGGCCCAACTGATGAAGATATAGTTCCAGACCAATTGATCCAGGTGTGATATTCTATTGTAAGCATCACATGAATAGAAACACGGGAGAACATTTGTTCTAGTTCCTTGATGGAGATATCTAACCCAAGATGGATGCAAAGTTGGCATTCACTCTCAGTATGCAGAAATGTGTTCAATTATGAAAGAAACTTGAACAAGGAGAGACTTTGGTCAGAAAAATGAGGCTAAGAAGGGTGTTACCTGTAGGTCATGGGCATAATTAATCTGATGCCAGATAGTTTTAGTGATGGATGGAGATTCTAGAATTGGAGGCTGCCGTTTCTCGGGTCACATTGCTAGTATttgaacacgtggatataattGACATTAGTGCATGATCCACACGCCCTTGCGATAAGCCGATAGGTCTCTCCAGGATAGGGAGCTTCAAAGATTGGTCCCTATGCTAGATGCAATCATGAAGATACCCGACACAGAAGGGAAGGTTTTATTAGTGGATACATTATATGCAAAAGTCACAGGAGAACTGTGAATCAAGGAGTACAGATGGTTTATGATGTATCTGGTGGGTGTCTTAACCTTGGTGTTCCTTAAGAGTGACTACAAGTTTCAGTATGATGTATGCAAGCAAGTAGCCTCCAAGCGATACTCAAGAGTGTGTAACGCAAAACTGGCAGGGATATCTTCATGGAGAATGATTGTTGACCTGGGATTGTTTTTTCAAAGAATCTGACCAAAACCTTCAGCTTCTTTCTGCTATCATCCATCGGAAGATAGATATGCCAAAGAAGGATTGATGCTTCACATGTACTATGTTACTTGAGCTATCCAGGAAAAGATTTCTAGGTGGAAAATGTAACTGCGTCAATCCCATTGGGAGGCATACTACCACTGTTTCTGCCACCACATATGCCAGATTCAGCGTTGCCAACTTACTTAGAACTCGCAATGCTAGATTTGGTGTTGATACTGGTATAGTGCAAAGATTAGTTAAGTGCTATGCATTGCTGAAGTTGCAGAAGTTTTTTTTACACTGAAGTCTAGGACTTATTTTCCTTTGAGACACCAAAGCAAGAAATGTGTACTAACCAATCAAGTTTATTTTGTATACCTACAGATACTATTAGTCCTAAGTAAAAAATTTAATAGTGTTAAAGGGCACTTCCAGATCACTTGTTGAGCATTTTTTTTACCTCGCCTTTAGTCTATTTATGGGTTttctagctttttcttttacatAACCATTTTTTTACATTGGCTTCTATTGGCCATTTGCCTGTTTTGAGTTCGATAACTTTTGcacttgttttatttttcttatgcagaCCTTTGCCCTTGTCAATGAATATGGTATTGCTCTTTCCTTTTTGGATACAAACTATCTCTTGTTAGTGAAATGAATTCTGTACACTCTGACTTCTGCGCATATGCATGCGTTGGTCTTTGTAACTGTCAGTCCACTGATTTCCAGGTGCAATACAGTTTGGGGAACATACAACTCATTTGCATCTTTGTACTCGTTTCATCACATGGGATGCCATCATGGCAGCGTGTTACTTTGCATATGCCTTCTTCTGCTCGAGCATGTACCAGCTCTTGTGTGCCCAGTGCTCGATTGTTCATGCAACGTGCGTCTGTCACTGTCTGTTGCTACTTCTGAATTCTGGTCGTAGATAGTGCGTGCAAAAATGCGGACTGACAGATACTCTCTTCTGTCAGTGCACTACAGAGTGGAGTTTGCATGTCAATTCTTGTGAGTGCATGCATGTGGTCGTACCCTACACTCTGCCTGTATTTCTCTTCCATGTGGTTGGTCTGATTTGTATCTCGTTGTTTAGTCATTTCCTTGTAGATGCGGGAAGCAGCTAGGCTAGGCATTTACTGTAAGCATTTGCAAATATTTTGTATTTCCGCTAGAACTTACCTAAATTAGATTATGGTCTTGCATTCTGGTACTACCTTCAGATTCACGACTTGGGTTCAGTCCTTGATGCAATTTGTAACTATTGCCCTGTTATAAGAATACATTTGGATTTTACATGAATTACATAACATACTTCTTAGTGTTAAGAATTTTCTCATACGCATTTTGTTCACAAGTTACCAATTTCAGAAAACAAAGTGCAGAACTAGTTATCTTCTAAACTAAAGTGCATTAGCAGCATTTTTCTGAGTATGTTGAATAATGCAGTTTTATTTTCAATAAAGATTAGCAATGGTGATGCTTCTagattccaacaacttttgacATCTTTAGAAGAAGCAATCAATATTGACTTCATTATGTTGAGCCGTTGAGATGAGGAGAGTACTTTTCCTTTCATCAATGTGTTGCCTAACCAATTGAAGGAACTTTGCATTGCTGAACATGAGCTCATTGTCACTTTTTTAGGGAACTGAAAGCCACTACCATTGAAGCAGTTTATCATCTACAACCTGTGTATTAAAGTAATTCACTACTTTTTAGGGAATTGAAAGGCACTGCCATTGAAGCAGTTTATCATCTATACCCTGCGTATTAAGGTAAAACTCTTCCTCTGTTCGTGCATTAGTATGTCCATTGTATTTGCTTCATGTTTTGCAATCAGTGTCCATCCATATTTTTGGAATCAGTTGGTAGTTGGCATTTGGTAGTTCAGTGGGTGCCTTAAACCGGAAACCTGGCGTATGGGTAGCTGGTTTCTGTATCAAGTTGAAAAGCATAGAAGCCAAATGACACCTGTTATAATTTGAAAAGAGATCGACCAAAAGAATACTGGAGCATCTGATGGCTTTCTACATCAATTTCCTAGTAAACCTATGATACCTATACCCTCCCTATAACATTCCTATTGGCACGGGCACCAATGGCTGTTCTAATCTTTACAAGAAGCTAGCAGCAACAGCATCGCAGAGTTATTCTATCTGAGTCTAAATCCTATCTAAACTTTGCAAAATGTCTCGCAAGTTCAGTAATCTTGAACTCGGATATGTAGCCCATTGGGAGCTGCCACTCTGGGAAACTTTGATATTGTGTtgtttccttcctcctcccatcTGCAAGACGAGATCAGTGCCAAGATGTCATCAGTAAATTGCTCTGGAGGGTTTTTTTTATATAGCTTTCAAGGTTTTTGAGAGAAACAGACCTGTATCGCGTGACGAAATAGTGAAGGAAAGTTGCAATTTCAACTGTTCCTACTTCCTTCCCTGGGCACATACGAGCGCCTCCTCCAAACAACATGAAGTGGGGATGTGATTCCAGGCCCTTCTCCTATAGTCAGCAAGCATCATCGGGTTAGAATTTGACAGATCTTGTTGCTTGTTTATTATTGGGTACATTTGCTTGGTCTATTCCTTACCAGCCATCTCCATGGGTTGAAAACCATCGGTTCCGGGTACAGGAATGGATCATAATTTATCTCCCTTGTGTAGACATAAATTCTCCAACCTTTTGGAATAACATACCCTGAAAGAAATATATAATAATGCATTAGAACTAGCTTGCAATTTACATAAAAATTTTATCAGTAGGAGTATGGAAGCCGTGGGATTCTCACCATTCATTTCGACATCCTGGGTAGTTTTCCTCAGTAGCCCATTGACAACCGTAGCTAATCTTAGAGTCTCATAAATGACCTGCATATTAGAGGAACCAATTAGTTTATCATGTCCAGGGTACAGTTCTACTCTCACTGCTTTAGGGCGTGTGTCATCTCCAACTTACAGCTCTGGTGAAGGTCATTGACTTATAATCGTTCCAGTCAAGGGCATCCTCTGGCGATTTTCCCTTCCTGATGTCAAGGTGCTCTTTCTGCAACAGCCAACAGATCATCGGTTACCTCAAGGATTATAGGACTTTTGTTTTGGAATTTAACTTGGTTGTGAAGTATATGTACCCTGATTTGTTCAAGAGCTTTTGGATTGTCTGACAGGTACTTCACCGCCATCATGGAGGTCGTCGACACGGTCTCATATCCAGAGTATATGAGGGTGATGAGCAGGTCAATGATCTGGTCATCGTTGAGCTTGGCCCTGGTACCCTCGTTGCCGCTCAAGAGCGCATCGAGCATGTCATCTTGAGCGCAACCAGAGGACCTCCGGTCCGCAATCATCTGCCTCAGCTTTGCCACAAGCTTCTTCCTTGCCTGAAAGATAACATCGCGATGTTAGAGGGCTCAGTTCAGCTTAACCTTTTTTTCCTGATGTTTTCAGGTATGCAAGTAGCAAACAGTACCTGAAGCCCTTTGCTGTAGTTGGTTCCTGGGATGTTGATTGGCAGGGAGAAGGTGCCAAGTACAAGGGTGTACAGCTCTGCCTTGAGGGCATCAGAGAGTGGGCCAGCAGAGATGCCAGCAATCTGCCTGAGAGCTGAGAGCAAGGCCATctgatgaaaaggaaaaaaaaaggcagataAGATTCTGTAATAATAAGTTGCCATGCCATGCAAGGAGTATGAAATTCAGCACCCCAAAAGCAAGAAACAATGCCAAGTGTTCCTTTGCATTGAGACATgtgatggtgatgatggtgcATGGAGTGTTTGTTGTGCACTTTGGAATGTGTAGAGAGAGATGCAGATGGCTTTCCCCCCTGTCTGGCCCCTTTCCTTCAGCTCATAAATTTTTTTTGGCTATCCAGCAGTGCAGTACAGGTTCTAGAAAGCCAAAGATTCCCCTTTTGGTAGAGAGAGGAAAGGAAGGGGAAGATCCCTCCTTTTGCCCCCCCAACTCTTTTTTCAGCAGTCCATGAATGGATTTCAGTTTTCAAGGGGCACCATCATTCTGCCGTGTCGGCCTGTGGTGGCATTGCCGCACGGGATTGGAGGGCAAGTGAAAATTCAATACAGGCAGCGGTAAATGCAGTAAAAAAGGGTGAAAAAAGATGTCAACTCTCAGATTTTGTTGCCAACCAACGTCAAGTCGTCAACAACAAATGGGACTGGTGATTTAAGTCTCAAAATGCGGCACTCAAGGTAAACCAAAAGATTTCCCAGCTGTGGGGCCCACGTAATTAACCGCCCCCTCACTGAAACTCTGCTTTCTGTGATTGTTTTTTCTGTCAGCAGGCTTTCAGCTAGCAACAGGAGCAACACAAAGCAAAGCgtgagaagaagaagggcaggGCGCAGTGTGTCTACCTCCTTGGTCATCTCCTGGATGtcgacgcggcggccggcccaGCCATGGAGGTGGGCGCGCATGAAGGCGTCGATCTTGGGGAGGAGCGCGGCGCGGATCATGGTGGGGCGGGTGAGCGCGAGCATGGCGCCCCGCATGGCGCGGTGGAGCGGGCCGTGCACGGCGGCGATGTTGTTGGGCCCCAGGATGTCGAGCATGGACTGCGGGTAGCCCGGGACGAAGCCGGCGCCCTCGCTGGCCAGCGTCCGGCGGTTCAGCTCCGGGTCCATGCACACCACCGTGGGGCACCCTAGGATGTGCGTCCGGAAGAGGCTCCCGTACCTGCAGCACATCGGTCgtcagcatcagcatcagcagcagTTCTACCATGAGAAAACAATGGCGCCATGAACTATTACGTTGTGGAAATACATTGAGAAGGAAGGAGATTAAACTTTGGAACAGGTGGGGACGACGAGCTAAGGTCCCAAGAGTTCTTTATTTGGAGTAAGTATGATATGGGGGTGAGGTTGTGCTTTAGGAGGGTTCAGGAGGATGATGGTGTGGTATGGTATGGTATCTTGGAGCTGGCAGAATGGGGGGACTGCGAGCTTTTGGGGAACACGGCACTGATGTTCCTCCTCGTCTCCGGATCGCTTTTTTCTGCCCCAGCGAACTCAGCCCACTTTCCACCAAATGATTGATCCGATGAGGGAGGCGAGAGCAGAGCTCGGCAGCTCTGCCGTGCTCTGTTCCTGGGACGactgggaggaggagaagggagcaTGGGGACCGGAatgcgccgccatcgccggagaaggaggagaCGGGTACCTGAGCCTCCTGGCCTTCATGAAGCTGGGCCCCTGCTTGAGGAACTCGGTGGTCTCGCCGAAAAGCGGCCACCCCATTGTGCCCGGCGGcaggccccggcggcggctgtACCGCACCTCGTTCCACCGAAGCAGCAGGCTGCTGGCCAACACCGCCGCGGCGAGGACCGCCACCAGCAACAGCACCGCCATCTTTCTCCtcggatgctgctgctgctgcaggaatggtggtggtggtggtgcctcGGCACTCGGCAGAGCAAGGAGAAGGGTGCTTGCTTTGCTGTTGTACTGGGAGCCGAGCAGCCCTTTATATAGGCCGCGCGGCCGgtcacagaggaggaggagagagctcGCAAGAATTATTGCCACCCGGCCTCTCTTCATTTTTAATTCTATATTCACCTgcttataaaaagaaaaaatagagagagaaaTTAATTTATtcatcccctctctctctctctcttgaatTGCAGCTGCagatagaggaggaggagggaggagggtcCACATTCCAAGGCGGGGCGAGGGGCTTGGCCTTGACCGTGGGGTCACGACAAGGGTCAGAGCTCTGAACGGCGCCCAGGCATCTCCTCCGTGCGCTGTGCCTGCGCGCGCGTGTGAACCCTGCCGGGCTGGCCATGGCCTGCACCCTGCCTGCTAcggagagaggagagatgagATGGGATCAACGGCAAAGAAAAATGGAGCCCGAAGGAGAGCTCCTGTGTCCATACTCCATCTCTCCGTCTCTCCATCTATCTATCCATCTACTCCGCTGTCGTCTGCAGCGGCCGCGCATGCCCGGCCTTGGGAACGACGCCGGCGGTGCGGTGCGCGTCGCCATGGCGCCTGTCATCCGCCTTGGCCTCTGCCTCCGGTTCGGTCAAACCCGGCCAAACCCACACAGGAAGGCTGGCCTGGCCATGTGTGCGCGTCTGCGCTGCGCATGCTCGCTTGTTTGTTTCCGGGCCGTGCGCACACATGCTGATGCCGCTGCTCAGCTCACGCCTGCCGCTACACGGCACGGCAACTAGCCGCCTGCCTGCTGCCTCGGACGTATCCATACACCACACATAAGATTGAGACGGTGGGGTGGGCAGCGATCTCTTGTGCGTCCGcaaaatagattttattttttaaaaaaaggattttattttttttaccgaagttAGAAGGGAAAGCTCCTACCTaattttttacaatttttttacttCAAACCCGTTTAATTTGTTCCCACAGGAAGTCAAATCCGAACTTGTTAGGTACTACTTGGTTGCTCTAACCTCTAGGCTAGAGACCCTTTCACAAATAACCCACCGTGTACATTAGCGTGCATAGATTCTAGAAGGTAAGGTATGTATGACAGTGAAAGTTACTGGTTCCTTGATATCCGGTGTCTTAACAAAGAAAGTCAAAGTTggaaagaaaataaagagtACTACATTCTCTTCTCTTTTTGTCAACATAGTTGAAATATGATTGTCCCtagaaccttttttttttgttttgtgaaTAGGAACCTACTCGAAAATCTCCCAAAAAAACTAGCCCCTATGTTCATGAATTCAAGGTGTATTTTATTTTGACTCTCGTAGCTACAAAACTGCTATAATATATTGTGTGAGAATATTTTAAAATACAAATCTAACCATATAACTTCTATATATTACACATGATTACTAATTATATGTCAAAAATTGTAAGCTTTTATGATACAAAATATGATGGAGTACCTCAAACCTCCATACTTGCTGACCAAACATTGTTTTCCTCGTATCCAATTCTCCTTTGCCAATTGGACATCGAAGTTAAATAGCTTGAGCATTCTACCAAATGGCAGGGCCTTTTAATCTAATATACACAGGAGAATTGCACGTCATTATTGTGTATCGATAGATAAACGGCTCGAGGTTCTCCATCCCCAAGCTGCTCAACTGCACAGCACACACAAGCTTTGCAAGCTCAACGTCGAGACATCATGAACGTCAAGTGATCATTCGCTGCATAGTTTTTCATCTCGAAAGGAGATGCTGTCCTCGATCCTAAACGGAGATTTGTTTGTGAGTGGGGCTGATCCAATCAATCATGAGATtggcaacaaaagaaaaaattggGAAAGGGAATGCATGCATGGGTGGTCGACGGCCGGCGCCATGTGCAGCATACATGGCCGTGTCCAGCTACTGATTGCCCATGCACAGTGCAGTGATCAATGAGATTTCTGATGCATGGATAGATTTGATTCTTAATAACTGCAGCTAGAGTAGTAGAATAATGAATCCATGCCCGGGTAGCCCCTAGTGTAGTGTAGCATAGGTTACAAAACTTTGTAAAAATTTGAtatgaaaataaagaaaacgaaaaaggcatagagagagagagaggaggatggTTGCAAGCAATTGAGGTGGCACGTGGGGTGGTTCCCATTGGACCATTGTTGTGGGAGAGGGGGTTGATTGGGCATAGTACAAAGGTACTCGAGGCAGCAATGAGCAATTACAATCAAACCGGTAGCGGATCAGTACACCGGCAGTCACCTCACACACATGCAGATCAAGTATGCGGTTACAAGGTTAGTTAGATCTGTGATTTAACAAGCTACACCTGTGTTGTGTTTGGGTGAGGATGAGAGAGATCTTTTGGAGGAAGATGCATGGTTGGATGATGGCGTGAAGAGGCGCAGGGATCAGGGAGCTGCTGCCCCTGGCTCTGGCTGGCCAAGAGTGCCTCCTCACCTACTGGGTGCATGTGAGTGTTGGTGGCAGCACATAAATAAATCCTTGGCCCTACTACGCGGCTTGATTCCACTAGATCTCCTGCCGTGCACTGCCCACTCGTGCGCACCCCTGCTCCCCCTGCTCCACTCTGTTCCTACTCTGTTCCCGGGCAGTTTCACTTTTCTAGTTTTACCGGTACTTTTATCTCCTCAAGTTACTGATTACTTGTACTGAGTATTCAAGTatcaaatttgttttttttttgggtagcAGGTAACATTTGCTGTTATTATTGCGAGTAAACTGTTTGATGTGCCATACAGTAGCCCATAGTGTCACAAGTACAGATGTTACAGAACTGCACATTTAATGTTCGACATGGCAGAACATTTTTTAGCTAAGTGAAACATGTGTTTTTGTAATAGGTGTGCACATACGTAGATTTCTGATGCAATTCTtaaatatatactccctccgtcccaaattatatgtcattttagttttttttaaattgaTAAATATTATTATGGATCTAGACATATGGTATATACAcctaacaaaatctatgaattaaaaaagataaaataatttataatttgcaCAGAGGTGGTACTGTTGTGATGCTACAAGCATATATATGAAGTTAACGAAATATCTGTAGTTTTGTGAAATTTACTCTTTGGTCTTTGGTTTTTCTAGGGAGGTATGATGACTTATATATTTTCCCATGGATCGTGTGCAATTTATATGTTCCATATATAATATTAAGTCACATTTTACGCATTGCTGTGACAACATTAATCTCCCAGATTCTCACTGGTTTACCCATTTGTAAAATGTGTATTGTATTATGAGTGAACGAGTACAATTCACGTATGCAAGAGAGGTGCCCCTAATATCGAGCATAGACTTACTGTATAGTGATTTATAAGTGAATAAGTTGAGTTCACATGTGTAGAGATGACAATGACTCATGGTCCTAACATCTCA is a genomic window containing:
- the LOC117838234 gene encoding cytochrome P450 85A1 gives rise to the protein MAVLLLVAVLAAAVLASSLLLRWNEVRYSRRRGLPPGTMGWPLFGETTEFLKQGPSFMKARRLRYGSLFRTHILGCPTVVCMDPELNRRTLASEGAGFVPGYPQSMLDILGPNNIAAVHGPLHRAMRGAMLALTRPTMIRAALLPKIDAFMRAHLHGWAGRRVDIQEMTKEMALLSALRQIAGISAGPLSDALKAELYTLVLGTFSLPINIPGTNYSKGLQARKKLVAKLRQMIADRRSSGCAQDDMLDALLSGNEGTRAKLNDDQIIDLLITLIYSGYETVSTTSMMAVKYLSDNPKALEQIRKEHLDIRKGKSPEDALDWNDYKSMTFTRAVIYETLRLATVVNGLLRKTTQDVEMNGYVIPKGWRIYVYTREINYDPFLYPEPMVFNPWRWLEKGLESHPHFMLFGGGARMCPGKEVGTVEIATFLHYFVTRYRWEEEGNNTISKFPRVAAPNGLHIRVQDY